The stretch of DNA GCGGCCGACTTGATCTACATGTTTGATATTGACAAGTTTTTTATTTAAAGTCATAATGAGTCTCAAATATGTTTTTTAAATTCaaatattttgagttttgagactcaatttttaatttttttcaacTATCTCTGATGGAGATACATCTTATACTAAATTTGAAGTAGTTGacaagatttaaaactttatagttaaaCGTTTTCTCATTTGAGTTCATTTAGTAGCTAAAATATCTAATATAAGATTACTGATTACTGATATAAAAGATAACATATTGTATATAGACATAAATGAGTATGTGGTGTAGTGGTAGAGGTGCAGTAGTGTTGCGCAGCAGGTCATGGGTTTGACTCTTTAAAATTGTAAGTTTTttagttttctaagttttttttgagaaaattaaccgaggcgggtatTTTAGGGCAACCGCCATGATTAATGGAAGGGATTAACCGAGGTAGTCACATTAAGATGCCCATAACGTTTAATCGATTAATCGAGGCGGTTGGCCAACCGCCTCTGTTAAGGCCTGATTAATCGTAACCTTTTGTTAAAGGCAGTTCGGTTAATGCTTTTTGCCTGCCTCGGTTAAATTTTTGTGTAGTAGTGCTGACTGGTTCTAGCGGCCGAGTTAGACTGGGCCTTTCGCTTGACTTGAACTTTCTTGCTGGTCTTCTCTGTCTCCACACCTCTATTCAAGTATTACACGGTCCTTTCCAATGTCCCTAAGCATGATAATATCGTTAGGTAGCAATCTATTCTCAAAACTATGAAATTAAAAGGATCTCTAGGTTACCTCTAGATTTAATTATTGCATTTGAATTGTAGTCATTGGACCTTGCACAGTGATTGGAGGATCAGCAGATACATGCAGCCGAAGGAGTAACGACCTCATCACAATGTAACTATAACTagtgaatatatattttaaAGAGCACGTCAAATCTTCTTTCCCAAGAGCAAGGGAACTTTTCATTATAAACCAAGGCAGCCGACTATTTGATATGCTGGTGCTGTGCCATGTGTGCAAATGTTAACAAGTGAAAACTTTAACCACTTTATCAAATTAACGTCAACTTAAAAGAATCAATAATAGGTCGAGAATAGATTAATGAAAGAATATGGACAATACTCTATATTATCTGGAAAAGTAACGTTATTTATTTTCTTGATTATAAACCTCTTTATTCTCTGGGTCGGTTCCTCTGATCATATAGGTCCTTATTTAAAGCACTTGCTACATTGGAACTAAAGTTCGATTTCCATAGTGGGATATCTTTCAGTTATATGTTGGATCAGATGGCAGTAGCTAAGAATCATAGCATGATCGTTGTATATATTAATACTCAGGCCTCGTTTAGATccgaaaaagtttttagattttgacactgcagtactttcatttttatttgacaatgtgtctaattatggagtaattaggcttaaaagattcgctatgtaattagtttttgtttccaactatatttaatactccatgcatgtgccacaagattcgatatgacgaggaatattgaaaagtttttggtttttaggataaactaaataaggcctcatTAATTTTCACAAGTCACAATGTTTTTTAAAACAATTTtaacaagaaaaagaaaataaacgaTGATAGAGACAGAGACAGTATTATGCACACCTCGTCGAAGATATATATATCCTTATGCCTCCCATTGCGCACAATCTCTCTCTAGATATATCTCTGCGAATCTCTGTCCTCTCTCTATATctcttacaagcatccactATTCTCCACTTCCTCTCTAGGATTCGGATGCACGCTAACGCTATAAAAGGGCCTCACAGCCTGCACTCGCAAATCACACAACCATATACTTCACATACAcagccacacacacacacacacacgaacTAGTAGAGCTAGCTCAGTGTTCGCAAGGCAGCTAAACCAAGAAGAAGGGTACGTGATGGCGGAGAGGGTGTCTAGACTGTCGACGGAGAAGGCGGTGGTGATCTTCACGACGAGCCAGTGCCCGATGTGCCACACGGTGACGAGCCTCTTAATCTCCGAGCTCGGCGTGTGCGCGGCGGTGCACGAGCTCGACAAGGACCCGCGCGGCCGCGACATGGAGCGGGAGCTCGCCCGCTGCCTCGGCCGCGCGCCGCCCGTCCCCGCCGTCTTCATCGGCGGCAGGCTCGTCGGCTCCACCGACAAGATCATGTCGCTGCACCTCGCCGGCAAGCTCGTGCCCATGCTCAAGGCTGCCGGCGCCATATGGCTCtgaatccatccatccatccaaatCACTCAGGCCTCGAACCCCCAATTTTGATGGGTTTATATACATAAATTTGCGGCTTGCATGCATGCAATTAATCGAACTATAGAGTGTGCTCACAAAGTATGGTTGAGATATTTTCCGGTGCGGGCCAAACCAAATATATACAAAGTTTCCAAGAAGAATATATGAGGAAAGTTTTGTATTGCGGCTAGTAGTGTAACCCCTAGCTGGACTAGCTAGGGTGAGGAATGGCTGTCCAATCCATGACATCGAATGTAAATGGACATGTGTAAAACCCTTGCCTTTCTGGTTTTTCAAATGAGATGTGATTTCTGAATTACCACAACCGATAATATATCACTGCTCAGAAGCAATTTTTAGATATGCCTTTCATTTTAGCTAGCCAGAGGTGGCTCTATCAAGAATCGCCTCTAAAAATGGTGTATAAACTGCCCTGTCTATATAAATCGATTTTTATAGAAGGGTAGAATTTCCAGCTGTCTTCAGAAATAGAGAAATGAAGTCATTTATAGAGATGGCTAGAAACAACCATTAGCACTCGAAAAAACCTGCAATTTTATAGTTGATGatttttttcatttaaaatctttttttagaATTACACAATATGACAAAGACGCCCATAACACACATGCATACTCACTATGAACACATCTTCCTACCCTATGAGCACCTTCGAAGGCAAAAATGCTTAACTGCAACCGTCTCCATCAAAATGTCATGGTTAATCGCGTCTCCACAGCGAGCCGCCACCGGATCCAACGTCCCAGCGCCACGCTGATGTCAGATCTGGCCAAGAGAGGAGGCCCCGTCCCCACATAGTGCTCCTCAATCGGATCCGCCACCGAGGAGCAAGGCCATGGTGCACCACTGGAGAAGCGGCCGCCACTCAGATCTGGCCCAGATGAGGAGGTGGCACTAGATCTTGGACTGCTACTGCTCCTCCACCCCCTGATGCCGGATCTGGTAGTGGCCACCGCCTGTTCTTCGTGCGGCCTCTAGCTACCGCCGCAGGAACCCATCGCTGAAACCGCGATATCGTAGGAGCCCTGATGCCACACGAGAGAGAGTGGGTCAAGGAGAGATGGAGCCGCACGCGCCCCCACTCTAGGTAGCCGTGCCACCACCttttgtgtgagagagagatgagGGAGGGAGGCGAGTGGCACGAGCGGCTGCGGAGGCTATAGAGAGAgttgagggagggagggagcacTCACACGGCGGTTGGGAGCGCTTGCCATAGAGAGAGCGGAGGGAGTGAGGTGGCTCCAGAGGGAGAGGAGTGCAGGAGTTGAGGGTGAAAACCAAGAGtcttcttatatatatatatatatatatatatatatatatatatatatatatatatatatataggtctgcTTGGAACTCGGTCTTTTGGGCCAGtgccgatgaaagctagtcggcagtctaccgaGGGGTATGCCAGACAAAGAACCAGATGGTAATACAAGCACCGGGACACAAGATGTATACAGGTTAGTACCTACATCTGGTGCTCCGATGTATTGTACCTACATCTCGTGCTCCGATGTATTGTATTGATGAGTATATGTTATGATCTGTCCTCAAGTGAACCCTTTCTTCTTCTTATATACTCTGAAGGAATAGAATTACAAGTAAAGTaccctatttggtacaatatctttttTAAACCTTGCGGTGCATGCTGACAAGTGTCGTGCGTcatacgtcttcatcttgtaggCTAGGCCACCTTCGTTGATGTGGCCTATGTACCAACTTGTGGTACCCTACGGTATATCACCtatagctagtccccgagcgtctTGTATCCACTTGGCAATGCCATCTTGATCAAGTTCGAGCAGCTTAACATAAAGTCAACCAGTTTAACTAGTAATTTGAGCGGAGATAATTGAAGCCGACCAGTTCAAATGGTGATGCGAACAGAGTTTGTTGATGCCAATCTGTTTAACTAGTTAGCAAACCTCAGGCTTAACCAAGGAAGGCTTGCCAGAAGGATGTAAGGGGCTCAAGATAAAATTTGAAATTCTCCATCGCAGATAAAGTGTAGCCACTTAGATTCCTTAACTAATAAGGAGGGTAACTAGGAATAGAGCACTATATTCaacgctaggtgaagtgtagcCACATCGTCCCCAAGCCTGATAGGAGGTGACTCAGTCATGTGGTGTCAGAGTAAAAAGAATAGTGGACTTTAAATCCAAAACCAGTCCTCAGCTTAGCTGAAAACCGTCCTGCTGTGACAAACTTACACAAAAAGTAGTACACTTGTCACAAGATAACGTGTACCCACGTAGTCACCGAGCCTGCTAGAAGATGAAGTATCTTGTAGTAGGGTCAAAGAAAATAAGTCTGAAATATACTTATCAATGCCCCCGATGCACTGTCCAAGATCAGCACCCTGAACCAAACAGCATGGAGCAACTTGATAGTACACCAGCTTAATTGGAGCAAAGCAAGGATGTAGCAATTCGACCACCAAGGGAGTCCCCAGCTTAGCCGATGCCCCTTGCACGAAGAAGATGAACGCCGAGCAGTCCCCAGCTTAGCTGGTGACACTTGCATAAAGAATCCGAACACCAAGGAGTCCCTAGATCAGGTGGCGAGCACCCAGCATAGCTAATGATGAACTCCGTGCGACGAATAATCCGACCAGCTGGTTGGTGAAGAGTTGAACAATGAGGAACCTAACCAACTGGTCGGTGATGTAGTGTCTGTCTAGGAGGTCGGCGAAGAAGTGTGACTACCAGGTGGTGCAACCACCCGAAAGATGATCGTTTCGTCCTTCCTAAAtgatccagtccccgagcatagctCATTTACTGAACCAAGCTTCTGCAATATAAATATATAGAacggtagtacatgatgtataaatgaaCTCTGAAGAAGAAATCAGTACTGGTGAAATAGGATATCTTGTTAAAATGTGATGAAGCACTCGGTGTTTCGTAAACATTAAGCAAGTTGTGGTGGAGCACTCGGTGCTCGCTCAGACAAGTTATTATACTCAGTATAATATGAGGTTGTAACTTTAAgcaaaaaaaacttttttagCTATTTGTTATGTTCAAGTCTAGCGTGAGTAGTTAATCTGTTCTAGAGTTTCACTAGCCATGGCCTGACCAACAATCTGGAGCATGAGACGTGGAGCCTAGGCACGTGTAAGATTGCTAGCCTCACCAAAGAGCTACTACCGACCACACAAAacacagagggcggatctcgtgtaCGTGTGGGGAGGAGTCGAAGATAGTGTCGGCTCTAGGAAACTCAAGTAGAAGAAAGAACTGGTCGACTAACCATTAAGGAAAAAGTTGTTTGGAGACGATATATATGGAGAAAAGTTGTTTGGGGAATAATCACGTCGATGACATTATGCCAAAAATTGTATTAAATCTTTGGACAGAAATCTGATCGGCAGCGATGAAATTATCTCGCCCTCAAGCTTTTCGACCTATcatcatgacggtggtcgcggttgtagCACCGTTCTTCACGGTAGGTGGTCGGATGCCAGAGTCATCATGGTCGGTGACGATGAAGAGAATTCCCATCTGGTTTGCTTGGAGTCTGCACGCACACCCCATACCTGGCATGCTACTGTTGATGAAATTAAAGCTGGTCGACAATCTACCGAGGGGTATGCCTGTAGTAGTAGATTGATCGGTGGAGGTGTGTGAGACAACGAACTGGATGGTAACACAAGCATCAAG from Sorghum bicolor cultivar BTx623 chromosome 8, Sorghum_bicolor_NCBIv3, whole genome shotgun sequence encodes:
- the LOC8155731 gene encoding glutaredoxin-C15; the protein is MAERVSRLSTEKAVVIFTTSQCPMCHTVTSLLISELGVCAAVHELDKDPRGRDMERELARCLGRAPPVPAVFIGGRLVGSTDKIMSLHLAGKLVPMLKAAGAIWL